One genomic window of Gallaecimonas sp. GXIMD4217 includes the following:
- the mioC gene encoding FMN-binding protein MioC: MLGAAEYVADALADLLKAQGHDPQIHLEPTLAQLPREGTWLICTSTHGAGELPDNIQPFSEQLASQPDLGLVRFAVFALGDSSYDTFCQGGKTLEQQLLACQAKPLWPRLDIDVQDPALPEETAEAWLKDHLDRI, from the coding sequence ATGCTGGGCGCCGCCGAGTACGTGGCCGACGCCCTGGCCGATCTGCTCAAGGCCCAGGGCCACGATCCCCAGATCCACCTGGAGCCCACACTGGCCCAACTGCCCAGGGAAGGCACCTGGCTGATCTGCACCTCCACCCATGGCGCCGGCGAACTGCCGGACAACATCCAGCCCTTTTCCGAGCAACTGGCCAGCCAGCCCGACCTCGGCCTGGTGCGCTTTGCCGTCTTCGCCCTGGGCGACTCCAGCTACGACACCTTCTGCCAGGGCGGCAAAACCCTGGAGCAACAGCTGCTGGCCTGCCAGGCCAAACCCCTTTGGCCAAGGCTGGATATCGATGTCCAGGATCCGGCCCTGCCGGAAGAAACCGCCGAG
- a CDS encoding AAA family ATPase, whose amino-acid sequence MYNNYFGLSEPPFSIAPDPRYLYLSQQHREALAHLLYGIQNNSGFVLLTGEVGTGKTTVCRCLLEQLPDNTELAVILNPKFSVLELLQAICDELRIPYPDREERLKYYVDALNQHLLKTHAQGGHTVLIIDEAQNLSGDVLEQLRLLTNLETNTSKLLQIILLGQPELLDKLEKPELRQLAQRITARFHLGPLSEPELQAYVKHRLSIAGLEGELFSPAIVKRLHRLTGGIPRLVNVLCDRALLGTYVHRHTKVKRSTLEKAAREVFGIRAKPVRPQPGTGLPRWLLGGASLAAASFAAALYFNPSWLTSPMSLEQARQPVPLALPATPAPQPEPEQPPAPEPLLSNPANWQWPEDIPLELNAAIAYRALFKLWGLDYKPADNPIVCQFAREHGLGCLFQQGDIDSLRRLNRPAVLKMFNADGQEFHVTLLSMTGHRAQILLAGEMKQVELDALALWWPGSYTLFWQMPPGYDSPIRPGSAGSQIRWLDQRLAALQKRSPYGEDTYFYDDRLVRQVRQFQFSQGIKADGVVGPQTTIHLNTLADGQQPQLLLAEGG is encoded by the coding sequence ATGTACAACAACTACTTTGGTCTGAGCGAGCCGCCGTTTTCCATTGCACCGGACCCCAGGTACCTGTACCTGAGCCAGCAACACCGGGAAGCCCTGGCCCACCTGCTGTACGGCATCCAGAACAACAGCGGTTTCGTGCTGCTGACCGGCGAAGTGGGCACCGGCAAGACCACCGTTTGCCGTTGCCTGCTGGAGCAGCTGCCGGACAACACCGAGCTGGCGGTGATCCTCAACCCCAAGTTCAGCGTGCTGGAGCTGCTGCAGGCCATCTGCGATGAGCTGCGCATCCCCTACCCGGACCGGGAAGAACGCCTCAAATACTATGTGGATGCCCTCAACCAGCACCTGCTCAAGACCCATGCCCAGGGCGGGCATACGGTACTGATCATCGACGAGGCCCAGAACCTCAGTGGCGACGTGCTGGAGCAGCTGCGGCTGCTGACCAACCTGGAAACCAACACCAGCAAGCTGCTGCAGATCATCCTGCTTGGCCAGCCGGAGCTGTTGGACAAACTGGAAAAGCCGGAGCTGCGGCAACTGGCCCAGCGCATCACCGCCCGCTTTCACCTGGGCCCCCTTTCCGAGCCCGAACTCCAGGCCTATGTGAAGCATCGCCTCAGCATCGCCGGCCTGGAGGGGGAGCTGTTCAGTCCGGCCATTGTGAAACGCCTGCACCGCCTTACCGGCGGCATTCCCCGCCTGGTCAACGTGCTGTGCGACAGGGCTCTGCTCGGCACCTATGTGCATCGCCATACCAAGGTCAAAAGAAGCACCCTGGAAAAAGCCGCCAGGGAGGTATTCGGCATCAGGGCCAAGCCGGTCAGGCCTCAGCCGGGTACTGGCCTGCCGAGATGGCTGCTGGGTGGTGCTTCCCTAGCCGCCGCCTCCTTTGCCGCCGCGCTTTACTTCAATCCGAGCTGGCTGACATCCCCCATGAGCCTTGAACAGGCCCGCCAGCCCGTGCCCCTGGCACTGCCAGCAACGCCGGCTCCACAGCCCGAACCCGAACAGCCACCAGCCCCGGAGCCGCTGCTCAGTAACCCCGCCAACTGGCAATGGCCGGAAGACATCCCCCTGGAGCTCAACGCCGCCATCGCCTACCGGGCCCTGTTCAAGCTCTGGGGCCTGGACTACAAGCCGGCCGACAATCCCATCGTCTGCCAGTTTGCCCGGGAGCACGGCCTGGGCTGCCTGTTCCAGCAGGGGGACATCGATTCCCTGCGGCGCCTGAACCGCCCGGCGGTGCTCAAGATGTTCAATGCCGACGGCCAGGAGTTCCATGTCACCCTGCTCAGCATGACCGGGCACAGGGCGCAGATCCTGCTGGCGGGAGAAATGAAGCAGGTGGAGCTGGATGCCCTGGCCCTGTGGTGGCCGGGCAGCTACACCCTGTTTTGGCAGATGCCGCCCGGCTACGACAGCCCGATCCGCCCCGGCAGCGCCGGGTCCCAGATCCGCTGGCTGGATCAGCGCCTGGCGGCCCTGCAGAAGCGAAGCCCCTATGGCGAAGACACCTATTTTTATGATGACCGGCTGGTCCGCCAGGTCCGCCAGTTCCAGTTCAGCCAGGGCATCAAGGCCGATGGCGTCGTCGGCCCGCAGACCACCATCCACCTCAACACCCTGGCCGACGGCCAGCAGCCGCAGTTGTTGCTGGCGGAAGGAGGCTGA
- a CDS encoding general secretion pathway protein GspB, translated as MSYILEVLKQSQRQQRQEQAPDLLHWQQPEPPPPQARSSRLPWLLGLLLLVLGAYLGANHWPRADNSQITTAGPQAQKPDLLSLTGSDDPLQLARAVRVQPPQYDEAQEQALLARDATPIQAETTSPQQAVALPAASLPDKRPREVPSPEPGQAAPDQNPTTAPAPQASMEVAEEQEQEQEQEQEQEQEQDSVEQIMDWRKLPVEVQRQLPALQFSVHIYTQQAEDRRVKINGRMRRQGQRITPDLLLEEITPRGVIFRFKEHRFSMKAI; from the coding sequence TTGTCGTACATACTGGAGGTGCTCAAGCAATCCCAGCGGCAACAGCGCCAGGAACAGGCGCCGGATCTGCTGCATTGGCAGCAGCCCGAGCCGCCACCGCCTCAAGCCCGCTCGAGCCGCCTGCCCTGGCTGCTGGGTTTGCTGCTGCTTGTTTTGGGGGCATACCTGGGCGCCAACCACTGGCCAAGGGCCGATAACAGCCAGATCACCACGGCAGGCCCCCAGGCCCAGAAGCCGGATCTGCTCTCCCTGACCGGCAGCGACGATCCGCTGCAGCTGGCCAGGGCGGTCAGGGTGCAGCCTCCCCAATACGACGAGGCGCAGGAGCAGGCCCTGCTGGCAAGGGACGCCACCCCAATCCAGGCCGAAACAACGTCACCGCAACAGGCCGTGGCCCTGCCGGCGGCCAGCCTCCCCGACAAGCGCCCCCGGGAAGTCCCCAGCCCGGAGCCTGGCCAGGCCGCTCCCGACCAGAACCCGACAACGGCCCCCGCCCCCCAGGCCAGCATGGAAGTTGCCGAGGAGCAGGAGCAGGAGCAGGAGCAGGAGCAGGAGCAGGAGCAGGAGCAGGACAGCGTCGAGCAGATCATGGACTGGCGCAAGCTGCCGGTGGAGGTGCAGCGCCAGCTGCCGGCGCTGCAGTTCTCGGTACACATCTATACCCAGCAGGCCGAAGACAGGCGGGTGAAGATCAACGGCCGCATGCGCCGCCAGGGCCAGCGGATCACCCCGGATCTGCTGCTGGAGGAGATCACCCCCAGGGGCGTCATCTTCCGCTTCAAGGAACACCGCTTCAGCATGAAGGCCATTTGA